From one Paenibacillus sp. FSL K6-1330 genomic stretch:
- a CDS encoding GNAT family N-acetyltransferase, translated as MKWTTQLSTERLTLRKMELADAAMLFQIWSNPEVTKFMNIDHFTDQTEARDMIVLLNNLAEEHKAIRYSIIETESNDIIGSCGFNSLDLDHAKAEIGYDLHFDYWGKGYAPEAISCLIDNAFHHLKLHRLEAKVQPENINSAKVLKKLKFTLEGTLRESEKSKGQWIDLDLYSLLVSD; from the coding sequence ATGAAATGGACAACACAGTTAAGCACGGAGCGTTTGACATTAAGGAAAATGGAATTAGCAGATGCAGCTATGCTATTTCAAATTTGGTCGAATCCGGAAGTGACCAAGTTTATGAATATCGATCATTTCACGGATCAAACTGAGGCAAGGGACATGATCGTATTGCTTAACAACCTGGCGGAGGAACATAAAGCCATTCGCTACTCGATCATTGAAACTGAATCCAATGATATTATTGGTTCATGTGGATTTAATTCCCTGGACTTAGATCATGCCAAAGCAGAAATCGGCTATGACCTCCATTTCGATTATTGGGGTAAAGGGTATGCTCCCGAGGCGATCTCTTGTTTAATTGATAACGCTTTTCATCATTTGAAGCTTCATAGATTAGAGGCAAAAGTCCAACCCGAAAACATTAATTCCGCCAAGGTCCTGAAAAAATTGAAGTTTACCCTTGAAGGAACATTACGAGAGTCCGAAAAATCGAAGGGACAATGGATCGATCTTGATCTGTATTCATTGTTGGTAAGCGATTGA
- a CDS encoding tyrosine-protein phosphatase produces MDGKRIKTGILFRSDELSRMTTRDIELVNELRLKLICDLRTVREQESKKSRMLNRGIEIKSLSIQDKSQEFTHFEFMKLLVSNSENLDFEQMMKDMYHHMAFSSKDKMKEIFCLLSDAGNVPALIHCTGGKDRTGFVTAIIQLFLGVHYESVMMDYLYSNERMGPKMKKIEKFIRLMSLYRIPPERIKPMLEVRRDYLEEVLNEIMKQYGSIEQYLLKGCCIPLSCLESLKQNLLDGLEH; encoded by the coding sequence ATGGATGGAAAACGAATAAAAACCGGAATTCTATTTCGTTCCGATGAGTTATCACGTATGACCACACGTGATATCGAACTCGTGAATGAATTGCGTCTGAAGTTAATATGTGATTTGAGAACAGTAAGAGAACAAGAGTCTAAAAAGAGTCGAATGCTTAATCGGGGGATTGAGATTAAATCTCTATCCATTCAGGATAAGAGCCAGGAATTCACCCATTTTGAATTCATGAAACTTCTTGTTAGCAACTCTGAGAATTTGGACTTTGAACAAATGATGAAAGATATGTATCATCATATGGCTTTCAGTAGCAAGGATAAAATGAAGGAGATCTTTTGCCTGCTGTCCGATGCGGGGAATGTCCCCGCCTTGATCCATTGTACTGGAGGGAAGGACCGTACTGGTTTTGTCACGGCTATAATTCAATTATTTCTGGGGGTACATTATGAGTCCGTAATGATGGACTACTTGTATTCCAACGAACGAATGGGTCCTAAAATGAAAAAAATAGAGAAATTCATTCGATTAATGAGCCTGTACCGAATTCCACCAGAACGCATTAAGCCTATGTTGGAAGTGCGCCGTGACTATTTGGAAGAAGTACTAAACGAGATTATGAAACAGTATGGTAGTATTGAACAATATTTGTTAAAGGGATGTTGCATTCCTCTTAGCTGCCTCGAGTCCTTAAAGCAAAATCTACTTGATGGACTAGAGCATTAA
- a CDS encoding PQQ-binding-like beta-propeller repeat protein: MYIIQKKTASRLVATSMAVALLASPVSSILSGGPEHVAAAAPVVDKSTLNLKPIWTKTLGEPSRLNTQATLIKNNLYYTVGKKYVAFDALAGKTRWTYPAAAVSQTVTDDKSVWFTDATGRLIKLNAATGKLQWKVKTQSQPGKKESYVSLSLHAADGVIYVGDEYGLTAYNASSGKVKWKLKGSNYGYNLLQTGNILVASTTINGALTTSGLQGIDAKTGKVKWTLTDGDHRDILFSNGKSFYTRDVTEGIDAGYAANIDEINLNNGKIMATHSYIPVDFVEAQSASDVVSDGNYFYVIEKYDENQKKAVVSRFPMDSRSKSEPDKTYVFESGVSEWSLGDNGIAYIRLENGNLLTLETDTGRTLASVHYKGVPLPTLIGQDVLVVQHGGHISGVKKAAASR; the protein is encoded by the coding sequence ATGTATATTATTCAAAAGAAAACCGCCTCTCGTCTCGTCGCAACAAGTATGGCAGTGGCTCTTCTCGCATCGCCAGTCTCTTCCATTCTGTCGGGTGGGCCCGAGCATGTCGCAGCCGCTGCGCCTGTTGTGGACAAGTCTACCTTGAACCTGAAACCGATTTGGACGAAGACGTTGGGAGAACCAAGTCGGCTCAACACCCAAGCAACATTAATTAAGAATAATTTATACTATACAGTGGGTAAGAAATATGTTGCCTTTGACGCGTTGGCAGGCAAAACCCGTTGGACGTATCCCGCCGCAGCCGTCTCACAGACCGTAACGGATGATAAGTCGGTATGGTTTACAGATGCGACAGGCCGGCTAATTAAGCTGAATGCCGCTACCGGTAAGCTGCAGTGGAAAGTTAAAACACAATCCCAGCCAGGAAAGAAAGAAAGCTACGTGAGCCTCAGCTTGCATGCAGCCGACGGGGTTATCTATGTTGGGGATGAATATGGGCTGACGGCTTACAACGCATCAAGCGGTAAGGTGAAGTGGAAATTGAAGGGCAGCAACTATGGGTACAATCTACTCCAAACGGGAAATATCCTTGTCGCATCCACCACCATCAATGGCGCCCTGACCACTAGTGGGTTACAAGGGATCGACGCCAAGACAGGCAAAGTAAAATGGACACTGACCGATGGAGACCATCGGGACATTCTCTTCTCGAATGGCAAGTCGTTCTACACGCGTGATGTAACCGAAGGCATCGATGCCGGATATGCAGCCAATATCGATGAAATTAATCTGAACAACGGAAAAATAATGGCTACCCATTCCTACATACCCGTGGATTTCGTGGAAGCTCAGAGTGCATCCGATGTCGTTTCAGATGGAAACTACTTCTATGTGATTGAAAAGTATGATGAGAATCAAAAGAAAGCCGTTGTTTCCCGCTTTCCGATGGATAGCCGATCCAAGTCCGAGCCGGACAAAACCTACGTGTTTGAATCGGGGGTGTCCGAATGGTCCCTCGGGGATAATGGCATCGCCTATATAAGGCTGGAGAATGGCAATCTGTTAACACTGGAGACGGACACTGGACGAACACTGGCCTCCGTTCATTACAAAGGCGTTCCATTGCCGACCCTCATTGGCCAAGACGTGCTTGTCGTTCAGCATGGCGGACACATCAGCGGTGTGAAGAAAGCAGCCGCTTCCCGGTAA